The following nucleotide sequence is from Longimicrobiaceae bacterium.
CGGAGTAGTCTTCCAGGCTCACCTGCTGCTCGAGCTGCGTGTTCGCCAGCCAGTCCTGGTAGTTGGCGTACCCCGCGGCGCTCTGGCTCACGTCGGTGATGCGCGCCACCTCGGCCCGCGCCGCGTCTTCCGTCTCACGGCACACGACGTAGCCCGCCACGCCGATCTGCATGCGCGGGAGGCCCAGCGCCTCGCGCCGCGCCTGCATGTCCGCCGCCTTGGGTGCGATGCGCTCCGGCGGGTCGCCGTGCGTGAGGTACGCGTCGCACTGCCGCGCGATCATCTCCTTGGCCGCGGGCGACTCGCCGCCGGCGTAGAGCGTGGGCCGCGGCTGCCGCAACGGCTTGGGCTGGAGCGACGCGTTGTCCACGTGGTAGTACTTGCCGTCGAAGGTGAAGCGCGGCTCGCGCCACATCCCGTCCACCACCTGCAGCCACTCGGCCGTGCGGGCGTAGCGGTCGTCGTGTTGGTCGAACTGCACGCCGTACTGCCGCGCCTCGCCCGCCCACCAGCTGGAGACGACGTTCAGCGACAGCCGCCCGCCGCTGATCCGGTCGATGTTGGCGGCCTGCTTGGCCAGCAGAGCCGGCTGGTGGAAGGTGGGCCGCACGGCGACCATGATCTCCATCCGCTCCGTCACCGCCGCGAGCGCCGCCGCGGTGGACCACGCGTCGAGCGACGGCGCCTCCTCGCCCTTGATGTCGTTCAGGTTCAGCTCGGCCACCAGGGAGAGGTCGAACCCGATCTGCTCGCTGCGCTGGGCGAGGCGCTTCACGTAGTCCCAGCTCGCCTCCATCCCCTCGTCGGGCACGTTCCGCAGCCAGCCGCCGAACACGGGAAGCCAGTATCCGAAGCGCATCAGCGTGCCTCCTGCTCGAGGTAGTCGGCCAGGCGCGCGAACGGGTCGAAGCCCACCACCCGGGGCGCGTCGGCCACGAAGTTCGACAGCGCGTTCACGTCGTAGTACAGCCGCTGCCCATCTCGCGAATCCACCATGTACTCGATGCCGCCCACCTCGATGCCCGCGGCGGCCATGATGCGCTCCACGTCTTCGATCACCTCGGCGGGCGGCTCGTAGCCTTCCACGCGAAGGCGGTTCTTGGGCGCGTCCACCGGGCACGCCGCGCGCTCCAGCTCCGCGCCGTCCACGCGCTGGCACACGTCGGCCGGGCACAGGTCGAACGAGTCGCCCGGCGTGTAGATGCGGATGGCGTAGAGGAACTTGCCGCCCAGCACCTCGACGCGGACGATGCGGCTCTCCTCGGCAGGGATGAA
It contains:
- a CDS encoding LLM class flavin-dependent oxidoreductase, whose translation is MRFGYWLPVFGGWLRNVPDEGMEASWDYVKRLAQRSEQIGFDLSLVAELNLNDIKGEEAPSLDAWSTAAALAAVTERMEIMVAVRPTFHQPALLAKQAANIDRISGGRLSLNVVSSWWAGEARQYGVQFDQHDDRYARTAEWLQVVDGMWREPRFTFDGKYYHVDNASLQPKPLRQPRPTLYAGGESPAAKEMIARQCDAYLTHGDPPERIAPKAADMQARREALGLPRMQIGVAGYVVCRETEDAARAEVARITDVSQSAAGYANYQDWLANTQLEQQVSLEDYSVSNRGLRSGLVGTPEQIAERIREFEAAGVDLLLLQFSPQLEEMERFAEEVIPLVNGATVA